The Pochonia chlamydosporia 170 chromosome 1, whole genome shotgun sequence genome window below encodes:
- a CDS encoding ubiquitin-protein ligase E3 component (UBR1) (similar to Neosartorya fischeri NRRL 181 XP_001257957.1): MSTQEQQLCQLLAELPARFDNRYNDEAARELLTSLFWSLAGGNHDYMRLLFPDGRPSESLKLSDAQGAVEGAEYTEAARGKRCGHIFKPGEATYMCRTCGTDDTCCLCVRCYDSTDHTGHMVRIQMSVGNSGCCDCGDDEAWKTPLFCTIHSDMKPGHGKGKGKEAAGLPDELVNSLSMTIGRVFDYICDVISCSPEQLRQTKTKESILKDEETSRLTSAYYGSEAASCNDFALILWNDEKHTVQEVQDQIARACRKTRRDAARDAGETDMVGRSILTYLPDIDRLLQMAKIMEAIRVTVTIRSARDTFREQMCGTLVEWLSDISGCSVGHDSNILRRTVCDEMMKTWRQGSLASHTAGLIDDEDEDDQNMMSRTRIHGVNVRFIMALQAAAGPGGTLELDVDGDDDPDEDQDDDADMGDNDGDDGQSPTSSVAGGDEDEDDDVMMVDARGDVGDLGMNWSQSDQALEEDEATMAGYPPPPPPPPVQARAAPRDRDGTPSDSDTADPLIAPTIYAKANVDIPKTPGKTEKVTPRPGRYWIETPQVYMQRDNVPPAEDVFQRVRLDWLLLFDLRMWKKVRIDLRSLYISTVVSVPEFKRVLALRFASLYTILAQLYLVGDREPDHSIINLSLQMLTTPSITAEVVERGNFMSSLLAILYTFLTTRQVGHPWDVSPDAVLAFESGSVTNRRMYHFYQDLKYLFGSPHVQERVRAEPRYLMQFLDLVKLHQCIGPNVRAVVEHVEYEADSWITASLVTRQINLQARNLAEAFRDCPPDEIHYLQRAIRFTAKTVILNSIGAERHRFKQGEIKDEVKFKTLSDFEFDPENTSYQVVKFVVEKDSISFHHALHYTLSWLIECGRSLPASNVKTLMSFTGQELRSKPRLMGRPQIPRKDYDPEDYLVAAFDFPLRVCAWLAQIKANMWVRNGISLRHQASTYRGVGQRDVSHHRDIFLLQTAMVVCNPGRVLASIVDRFGMDSWVKGLFELKSEAQDDAQHLDIVEDMIHLLIVLLSDRTSLIAPDEEPNSKMLAMRRDITHVLCFKPLSFNEICGKLPEKYQEQEDFHRVLDEMATFKPPEGVSDVGTFELRQEFIEEIDPYIAHYNKNQREESEMAYRKKMAKTTGKTVEEIVYEPKHRPIPSGLFENLGQFTRTGMFAQIIYYSLLYPLVAQRFTPSVPFTRLETFLQVVLHLILIAILEDKSSEIESLEQPPNSFVQIALTTMARSNFMPDATNSRTIVSLLTLMSNKEEFKAAHPKIALVLRRLRQKRPQAFELSFVNLGISVDRVDTASPANNSVEEERERRKKAALSRQAKVMAQFQQQQKSFLENQGTIDWGSDLDEDEDEMEQSEDRKHNWKYPTGTCILCQEEADDRRLYGTFALLNESRVLRQTDFQDPDLVREASQTPCNLDRSAEDIRPFGIARENRKMVEKLNASGETFLAERQTIGKGFKPNLCRPGPVASGCGHMMHYRCFEAYYEATNRRHTHQIARHHPEDTRRNEFVCPLCKALGNAFLPIIWKGLEESYPSYLQPSKSFGDFLDMKMGSAYWLQGGKAPEVDSPGLPNMYTPSVPGSLVETLTNQQPEGEISWGRDDPDAQSSVLGTPASSSFSTAGTPEPGNSVAAAAPNNQILGDLKSAYRRLRDTLRVNGLHTRHPNDAKTTGGDDLYSSDTLVQAVGFTISSVEIQQRGVEVQPGMTLLDKIPEQVLMHLRVLSETASSYIAVGAGHTDGVPNRIEEEFTRDSERQHCQLFMCRYVGAQDILTPVVRRPLDAYPPLLSLDPFTFLVECTYGLVPAYNADIFHLLRLCYLAELIKVVFHMGRNVPFSMWIEGLASRHSQDPAMHNFANFALAVTKCGMELEVANFGKTDDTEGENRGFQQPGVDTLESWYTFVKKYALTFLRKSVVFLYVKYGVDFNSHISSSQDADADELDRLTEALRLPTFDEMCASMTENAPACSWPDSTYDLVSGWIKHQVVWPNGYGDMSPSALVSHPGIFELIGLPKTYDTLIEESIRRKCPSTGKDLTDPVICLFCGEIFCSQSNCCQKPETIGRETTRIGGAQQHMRKCQQNIGVYLNVRKCSTVYLFRQSGSYASAPYIDKYGETDPQLRHGRQLFLNQKRYDSMIRNTVLNHGVPSLISRKLEAEINNGGWDTL, translated from the exons ATGTCTACACAGGAGCAGCAGCTCTGTCAGCTTTTGGCAGAGCTGCCTGCCCGGTTCGACAATCGCTACAATGACGAGGCTGCCCGAGAGCTTCTGACAAGCTTGTTCTGGTCTCTGGCCGGCGGCAACCACGACTACATGCGACTCTTGTTCCCCGATGGCAGACCCTCCGAGAGTCTGAAGCTCAGTGATGCCCAAGGAGCCGTCGAAGGCGCAGAATACACAGAAGCAGCTCGTGGCAAGCGGTGCGGACACATATTCAAACCTGGCGAGGCAACCTACATGTGCCGAACTTGCGGAACTGACGATACATGCTGCCTCTGCGTCCGCTGTTACGATTCAACAGATCATACCGGCCACATGGTTCGAATACAAATGTCTGTCGGAAACAGCGGTTGCTGTGACTGCGGGGACGACGAGGCTTGGAAGACGCCTTTATTCTGCACCATCCATTCCGACATGAAACCCGGCCATGGCAAGGGAAAGGGCAAGGAAGCCGCTGGTCTGCCGGACGAACTTGTCAATAGCCTCTCCATGACCATCGGCCGTGTCTTTGACTACATTTGCGATGTTATATCCTGTTCACCGGAGCAGCTGAgacagacaaagacaaaagaaTCGATTCTAAAAGATGAGGAAACGTCCCGACTGACTTCTGCCTACTACGGCTCCGAAGCCGCCTCCTGCAACGATTTTGCCCTCATACTGTGGAATGACGAGAAACACACTGTCCAAGAAGTTCAAGATCAGATTGCCAGGGCTTGTCGAAAGACCCGACGGGATGCCGCGAGGGATGCTGGAGAGACTGATATGGTTGGAAGAAGCATCTTGACCTACTTGCCTGACATTGACAGGCTGCTTCAAATGGCCAAAATCATGGAAGCCATTAGAGTTACTGTTACGATTCGGTCAGCACGAGACACCTTCCGTGAGCAAATGTGCGGTACGCTTGTTGAATGGTTGAGCGACATATCTGGCTGCTCCGTCGGACACGATAGCAACATTCTTAGACGAACTGTGTGTGACGAGATGATGAAAACATGGCGACAGGGAAGTCTTGCCTCGCACACAGCTGGCCTgattgacgatgaggatgaggacgatcAAAACATGATGTCCCGAACGAGGATACACGGTGTAAATGTGCGCTTTATTATGGCGTTACAAGCTGCAGCCGGCCCTGGCGGCACTCTCGAACTCGATGTTGACGGAGATGATGACCCTGACGAAGATCAAGACGATGATGCGGACATGGGTGACAATGACGGAGATGATGGTCAGTCCCCGACAAGCTCGGTGGCAGgcggtgatgaagacgaggacgacgatgtCATGATGGTAGATGCTAgaggagatgttggtgatCTCGGCATGAACTGGTCACAGTCGGATCAGGCtttggaagaagacgaggccACCATGGCCGGCTatcctccacctccgccgccgccacccgTTCAAGCAAGAGCAGCACCACGAGACCGTGACGGTACGCCTTCGGATTCGGACACGGCCGACCCTTTGATCGCACCTACAATCTACGCCAAAGCGAATGTCGACATTCCGAAAACTCCTGGCAAAACAGAAAAGGTCACCCCGCGGCCCGGCAGGTACTGGATCGAGACCCCGCAAGTTTACATGCAGCGAGACAATGTACCGCCTGCCGAGGATGTATTCCAACGCGTACGGCTCGATTGGTTGCTTCTCTTTGACTTGCGGATGTGGAAAAAGGTTAGGATTGACCTTCGGTCCCTTTATATTTCGACAGTAGTGTCGGTTCCCGAGTTCAAGCGTGTTCTGGCCCTAAGATTTGCCAGTCTGTACACCATATTGGCGCAGCTGTACCTTGTAGGCGACAGGGAGCCAGATCATTCCATTATCAACTTGTCACTGCAAATGTTGACTACCCCTTCCATTACTGCTGAAGTTGTGGAACGTGGCAACTTTATGAGCAGCTTGCTAGCCATCTTGTACACCTTCTTGACTACCAGGCAGGTTGGTCACCCGTGGGATGTGTCCCCGGATGCCGTCCTTGCATTTGAAAGTGGATCAGTGACCAATCGCCGAATGTATCACTTCTACCAAGATTTGAAATATCTCTTTGGCTCCCCCCACGTTCAGGAAAGAGTGAGGGCGGAGCCTAGATATTTGATGCAGTTCTTGGACCTGGTAAAGCTTCACCAGTGCATCGGACCAAACGTGCGAGCAGTCGTGGAGCATGTCGAGTACGAAGCGGACTCTTGGATAACAGCCTCGCTAGTGACACGACAAATCAACCTCCAAGCACGGAATCTTGCTGAAGCGTTCCGAGATTGCCCCCCTGATGAAATACACTACCTCCAGCGAGCAATACGCTTCACGGCCAAGACTGTAATCTTGAATTCCATAGGTGCCGAACGCCATAGATTTAAGCAGGGGGAGATCAAGGAtgaggtcaagttcaagaccCTGAGCGACTTTGAGTTTGACCCTGAAAATACATCCTATCAAGTGGTCaagtttgttgttgaaaaggACTCGATAAGCTTCCACCACGCCTTGCACTATACCTTGTCCTGGCTCATTGAATGCGGTCGTTCGCTCCCGGCATCCAATGTTAAGACTCTGATGAGCTTCACTGGTCAAGAGCTGAGGTCAAAGCCAAGATTAATGGGCCGCCCACAGATTCCGAGGAAGGACTACGACCCAGAAGACTACCTCGTGGCTGCCTTTGATTTCCCTCTACGCGTCTGCGCTTGGCTGGCACAGATCAAGGCCAACATGTGGGTGCGAAATGGAATCAGTCTAAGGCACCAAGCGAGCACCTATCGCGGCGTCGGGCAAAGAGACGTTTCGCACCACCGGGacatcttccttcttcagACTGCTATGGTTGTATGCAATCCCGGCCGAGTCCTGGCTTCCATCGTGGACCGATTCGGTATGGACAGCTGGGTAAAGGGACTGTTTGAGCTCAAGTCTGAGGCGCAGGATGATGCACAGcaccttgacattgttgaggACATGATTCACCTTCTTATTGTCCTCTTGAGCGATCGTACGTCGCTCATTGCACCCGATGAAGAGCCGAATTCCAAAATGCTCGCCATGCGACGAGACATTACGCACGTCTTATGCTTTAAGCCGCTCTCTTTCAACGAGATTTGCGGTAAGCTACCAGAAAAGTAccaggagcaagaagactTTCATCGCGTCTTGGACGAAATGGCGACTTTTAAACCCCCCGAGGGCGTTTCCGACGTGGGCACGTTTGAACTGCGCCAAGAATTCATTGAAGAGATTGATCCATACATTGCGCATTACAACAAAAACCAGCGGGAAGAATCAGAGATGGCATACCGaaagaagatggcgaagacGACTGGCAAGACGGTCGAAGAGATTGTCTACGAACCCAAGCACCGCCCCATCCCGTCAGGCTTGTTTGAGAACCTCGGCCAGTTCACCAGAACCGGCATGTTTGCCCAAATCATTTACTACTCCCTCCTGTATCCCCTTGTCGCGCAAAGATTTACACCGTCGGTGCCATTTACCCGACTAGAAACTTTCTTGCAGGTGGTTTTGCATCTAATCCTCATTGCTATTCTCGAGGACAAGTCCAGCGAAATCGAGTCTCTTGAGCAGCCGCCAAACTCCTTTGTCCAGATTGCTCTCACCACCATGGCTCGCAGCAACTTTATGCCAGACGCGACCAATTCCCGAACCATTGTATCTTTGTTGACGTTAATGTCGAACAAGGAGGAATTCAAGGCAGCTCACCCCAAGATTGCGCTGGTCCTGCGGCGACTGAGGCAAAAGCGACCACAAGCCTTCGAGTTGTCCTTTGTGAATCTTGGCATTTCAGTCGACCGGGTCGATACCGCGTCCCCGGCCAACAATTCCGTGGAAGAGGAGCGGGAGAGGCGCAAAAAGGCTGCCTTGAGCCGTCAGGCCAAGGTAATGGCGCAGttccagcaacaacaaaagaGTTTTCTTGAAAATCAAGGCACCATTGATTGGGGCTCCGACTtggatgaggacgaagacgaaatGGAGCAGTCAGAAGACCGAAAGCACAACTGGAAGTACCCGACAGGAACTTGTATCTTGTGCCAGGAGGAAGCTGATGATAGGAGACTTTATGGCACATTTGCGCTTCTCAACGAAAGCCGCGTACTTCGACAGACCGATTTCCAAGACCCCGATCTGGTGCGAGAAGCTTCACAGACACCTTGCAACCTAGACCGATCGGCTGAAGACATTCGGCCGTTTGGGATTGCTCGTGAGAATCGAAAAATGGTAGAAAAGCTCAATGCGAGCGGAGAGACTTTTCTAGCTGAGCGACAGACTATTGGCAAGGGTTTCAAACCCAACCTTTGCCGACCTGGCCCTGTTGCCAGCGGATGTGGGCACATGATGCACTACCGGTGTTTCGAAGCATATTACGAAGCGACAAACCGGAGGCATACTCACCAAATTGCACGGCATCACCCAGAAGACACGCGGCGTAATGAATTCGTGTGTCCGCTCTGCAAGGCCCTGGGCAACGCATTCCTCCCCATTATATGGAAAGGCTTGGAAGAGTCGTACCCTAGTTATCTGCAACCTTCAAAATCATTCGGAGATTTCCTTGACATGAAGATGGGCTCCGCGTATTGGCTGCAAGGGGGTAAGGCTCCCGAGGTTGACTCGCCCGGCCTTCCAAACATGTACACCCCCAGCGTGCCCGGCAGCTTGGTGGAAACTCTGACGAACCAACAGCCTGAAGGCGAGATTTCGTGGGGGAGGGATGATCCTGACGCACAGTCGTCTGTACTTGGAACGCCCGCAAGCTCCTCGTTCTCCACGGCTGGCACCCCTGAGCCGGGTAACTCTGTCGCGGCTGCTGCCCCCAACAATCAAATACTGGGAGACTTGAAGTCGGCATACCGACGCCTCAGGGACACTTTACGGGTGAATGGACTGCACACTAGACACCCGAACGACGCTAAGACTACCGGCGGTGATGACCTTTATTCGAGCGATACCCTGGTGCAAGCCGTTGGCTTTACCATTTCGTCTGTGGAAATCCAGCAACGTGGCGTCGAAGTCCAGCCTGGAATGACACTGTTGGACAAAATTCCCGAGCAAGTGCTGATGCACCTGCGCGTTCTCTCGGAAACTGCGTCCTCCTACATTGCTGTGGGAGCCGGCCATACTGACGGGGTGCCGAATCGCATCGAAGAAGAATTCACCCGTGACAGTGAGAGACAGCACTGCCAGTTGTTCATGTGTCGATACGTGGGAGCCCAAGACATCTTGACCCCTGTTGTCCGGCGACCCTTGGACGCTTATCCACCGCTGTTGAGTCTTGATCCATTCACCTTTCTGGTTGAGTGTACGTATGGTCTCGTACCAGCCTACAACGCCGACATTTTTCACCTGCTGCGGCTCTGCTACCTGGCTGAGCTTATCAAGGTAGTCTTCCACATGGGGCGAAATGTGCCGTTTAGCATGTGGATAGAGGGCCTCGCTAGTAGGCACTCGCAGGACCCGGCCATGCACAACTTTGCAAATTTCGCCCTGGCAGTTACCAAGTGTGGGATGGAGCTCGAGGTTGCCAACTTTGGCAAAACCGACGATACCGAAGGCGAGAATAGGGGCTTCCAACAGCCAGGTGTTGACACATTGGAAAGCTGGTACACTTTTGTCAAGAAGTAtgccttgacctttttgcGGAAAAGCGTCGTGTTCCTATACGTCAAGTATGGTGTCGACTTTAATAGCCACATTTCATCGAGTCAGGATGCAGACGCAGACGAACTCGACCGTCTGACAGAGGCGCTTCGGCTGCCCACCTTTGATGAAATGTGCGCGTCCATGACGGAAAATGCACCGGCTTGTAGCTGGCCAGATTCAACGTATGATCTGGTCTCGGGTTGGATTAAGCATCAGGTGGTGTGGCCCAATGGATATGGAGACATGAGCCCGTCAGCTCTTGTTAGCCATCCAGGCATTTTCGAGCTCATCGGTCTCCCAAAAACGTATGACACCTTGATTGAGGAGTCGATCAGGAGGAAGTGTCCATCCACGGGTAAAGACCTCACGGATCCCGTCATTTGCTTGTTTTGCGGCGAAATATTTTGTAGTCAGAGCAACTGCTGCCAGAAACCCGAAACAATTGGGAGGGAGACCACTAGAATTGGTGGTGCGCAGCAGCATATGCGAAA GTGTCAACAAAACATTGGTGTATACTTGAATGTACGAAAGTGTTCAACAGTCTACCTCTTCCGACAGTCTGGGTCATACGCCTCGGCGCCGTACATTGATAAATACGGCGAGACAGATCCCCAACTGCGTCACGGCCGACAACTCTTCTTGAACCAGAAGAGATATGACTCCATGATACGAAATACAGTATTAAATCACGGTGTTCCCAGTCTTATTAGCCGCAAACTGGAGGCCGAGATCAACAACGGGGGGTGGGATACTTTGTAA
- a CDS encoding alpha/beta hydrolase (similar to Neosartorya fischeri NRRL 181 XP_001262717.1), whose product MNSYCNTQDELKVEKAIFVGISMGASVVLQAALSHPSRVAALVVIAATGKSATPEQKAAFDQLAQIWSSTPTPSEEIMDAAIRSWGGDPDVTGPRARHIKDYWVERHSGADNINAVLESNQEREDIIARLESIRCPVLMIHGENDETYTLGGAEEIRNGLRNVNVQFEVIKGSGHLVIGMRDSHDVSMLIKDFVNEVALTG is encoded by the coding sequence ATGAACTCTTATTGCAATACACAGGATGAGCTCAAGGTAGAAAAGGCAATCTTCGTGGGCATCTCCATGGGGGCATCAGTCGTTTTGCAAGCTGCGCTCTCACATCCTTCCCGTGTTGCAGCTCTCGTTGTCATCGCAGCTACCGGCAAATCCGCCACCCCAGAGCAGAAAGCGGCCTTTGATCAGCTTGCGCAGATCTGGTCATCCACTCCAACGCCGTCGGAGGAGATCATGGATGCTGCTATTCGAAGCTGGGGTGGTGATCCTGATGTGACCGGTCCTAGGGCAAGGCACATCAAGGACTATTGGGTGGAGAGACATTCTGGCGCCGACAACATCAATGCGGTTCTGGAGAGTAATCAAGAGCGTGAGGATATCATCGCTCGCTTGGAGTCTATTCGTTGCCCAGTGCTGATGATACACGGCGAGAACGATGAGACCTACACGTTGGGAGGGGCAGAGGAAATACGAAACGGGCTTCGCAATGTCAACGTGCAGTTTGAAGTAATCAAGGGCAGTGGACATCTGGTAATCGGGATGAGGGACAGTCATGATGTTTCAATGCTGATTAAAGACTTTGTGAATGAGGTTGCTCTGACTGGTTAA
- a CDS encoding trehalose synthase (Ccg-9) (similar to Neosartorya fischeri NRRL 181 XP_001263255.1): MTPPPPRRASSAYIRRRSIVAQEQGSFDLPLTTLYIGISAVRKDESTAEIALAIRDVVYLTEFFVQEVTLSDGEDAIVSRIMDHLQSYETENMAKFIGAGLPVTLAEISPTLCSRLWLGLDIVPIVMPAESQNDKSLWQTKRIDEQADSMARRCIVHFGPSLAPLLQVGWHGAVQVAANGRVRLNSLDDYKKTCSQVSWDTMSFYADKLRRKGTKVAFFSATPQGGGVALMRHALVRFSRLLGLDVRWYVPKPRQSVFRITKNMHNILQGVAPPEQRIPAEDKAAILDWITDNATRYWFSEGGPLCLPEEGGADIIIIDDPQMIGLIPMIKEGSKKRPVFFRSHIQLRSDLIAESGTPQADVWDFIWSHIKEADVFISHPIPQFVPHTVPKDKVTYLPATSDWLDGLNKSLNMWNTGYYIHNYNVQCHAQHMTELEWPARKYIVQVARFDPAKGIPTVIDSYAEFRRRFDVSAASQPPQLVICGNGSIDDPDGTLIYDETMAQIETQCPHLQSDISVMRLDPNDQLLNVIIANAHVVLQLSTREGFEIKVSEALHAGRPVIATVAGGIPIQVKHEVNGYLVKPGDWEAVAGHLVDLFTNEQLHATMSLAAETGLSDEVGTVGNALSWFFLASRFAVDDSFKGNSRWLNDVAREEAGKAYTQDENRLPRRFTAENRAQ, encoded by the exons atgaCTCCGCCGCCGCCTAGACGTGCCTCTTCGGCATATATCAGGCGAAGAAGCATAGTCGCACAGGAGCAAGGATCCTTCGATTTGCCGCTCACG ACACTATATATCGGTATCTCGGCAGTGCGAAAGGACGAATCCACGGCCGAGATTGCTTTGGCCATTCGAGATGTCGTGTATCTGACGGAATTTTTTGTTCAAGAAGTCACATTAAGTGACGGCGAGGACGCCATTGTCAGCCGCATCATGGACCACCTGCAGTCCTATGAAACAGAAAACATGGCAAAGTTCATTGGCGCTGGACTCCCTGTTACCTTGGCTGAAATCAGTCCAACGCTTTGCTCACGCCTCTGGTTGGGGCTGGATATTGTTCCCATCGTTATGCCGGCAGAAAGCCAGAATGACAAAAGCCTCTGGCAAACAAAGCGAATTGACGAGCAAGCTGACTCAATGGCTCGGAGATGTATCGT TCATTTCGGTCCTTCTCTGGCACCACTCCTCCAGGTAGGTTGGCACGGCGCCGTGCAGGTTGCTGCCAATGGCAGGGTTCGCCTCAACTCTCTAGACGATTACAAAAAGACGTGCTCCCAGGTATCTTGGGATACAATGTCTTTTTACGCCGACAAATTGCGTCGCAAGGGGACCAAAGTGGCCTTCTTCAGCGCGACTCCCCAAGGAGGAGGCGTCGCTCTCATGCGGCACGCACTCGTGAGATTCTCTCGACTCCTCGGGCTCGATGTGAGATGGTATG TCCCTAAACCTCGACAGAGTGTCTTCCGGATCACGAAGAATATGCACAACATTCTTCAGGGAGTAGCTCCTCCGGAACAGCGTATACCGGCCGAGGACAAGGCCGCTATCCTGGACTGGATCACGGACAATGCTACGCGATATTGGTTCTCGGAGGGTGGTCCTCTGTGCCTACCGGAAGAGGGTGGtgccgacatcatcatt ATTGACGATCCTCAAATGATTGGCCTCATTCCAATGATCAAGGAAGGCTCCAAAAAGAGACCAGTCTTCTTCCGCTCGCATATCCAACTGCGGAGTGATCTCATTGCCGAGAGTGGTACACCACAAGCTGACGTCTGGGACTTTATATGGAGTCACATTAAAGAAGCAGACGTTTTCATCAGCCATCCGATCCCCCAGTTTGTTCCGCATACGGTGCCAAAGGACAAGGTCACGTATCTCCCAGCTACAAGTGACTG GCTTGATGGGTTGAATAAAAGTCTAAACATGTGGAATACCGGATACTACATACACAATTACAACGTCCAGTGTCATGCACAGCACATGACCGAGCTGGAGTGGCCGGCTC GCAAATATATCGTCCAGGTGGCCCGTTTTGATCCTGCCAAGGGAATCCCAACGGTAATCGACTCTTACGCCGAATTCAGGCGCAGGTTTGACGTTTCAGCCGCCTCTCAACCTCCCCAGCTAGTCAT TTGTGGCAACGGTTCCATTGACGATCCTGACGGAACCTTGATCTACGACGAGACCATGGCCCAAATTGAGACCCAATGCCCCCATCTTCAAAGTGATATCAGTGTCATGCGCCTCGACCCCAATGATCAACTACTCAATGTCATCATTGCAAATGCCCATGTGGTGTTGCAGCTTTCCACCAGAGAGGGTTTCGAGATTAAGGTGTCGGAGGCACTGCACGCGGGACGCCCTGTCATCGCCACGGTTGCAGGCGGGATTCCAATACAAGTCAAGCACGAGGTGAATGGATATCTCGTCAAGCCAGGTGACTGGGAGGCTGTGGCAGGTCACTTGGTAGATCTCTTTACGAACGAGCAGCTTCACGCAACCATGTCACTCGCCGCCGAGACAGGTCTAAGTGATGAGGTCGGCACCGTGGGTAATGCGCTGTCTTGGTTCTTTTTGGCGTCTAGATTCGCAGTCGACGATAGCTTCAAGGGTAATTCCAGATGGTTGAACGATGTAGCGAGGGAGGAGGCTGGCAAGGCTTACACACAGGATGAGAATCGCTTGCCGCGGCGGTTTACAGCTGAGAACCGGGCACAATAA
- a CDS encoding deuterolysin metalloprotease (M35) family domain-containing protein, translating to MRAVILLTTLNQAVVNAMVIGHILSDAQEYTTTEPSIEAHFEFRDSIAPPSNETLTGKRATIKRNCDNRPGAVEEALRGCATSAKAGQAAALDTSSGLLQTFFKSSDAGTRKRVADIFGRIAQECGATGAGTVSVTCQQEINACTGSVAAWALAPGNKVQLCDLAFTSGRGSQCGSLSTSDIVVHEMAHALAGVRDLGYGMGNVLRLDASQSLNNADNFAHFAQAAVLGCKYEGGGGRGSGNQPTNNGGQGVGKTQPPGTSKGRVNGNQPTWGGTGNQQTNNQGGGNGNWPPGNNQGIGNDNQPTGNGGGGRNQPPGNIQGAGDVNQETGGNSGNRLGTNKQEGVKNGKCADGRGKVDNNNEPTGNKGGIPADGDNTPAPDGQGGADQPAGNGGAGETNPPPPNNGGSTGDQQSSDEGVGGGGFQPPGTETELVKVDRRQMDQG from the coding sequence ATGCGAGCTGTTATACTTCTTACCACCCTCAACCAGGCCGTTGTAAATGCTATGGTAATTGGCCACATTCTATCCGATGCTCAAGAATACACAACCACCGAGCCTTCTATAGAAGCCCACTTCGAGTTTCGCGACTCCATAGCCCCTCCATCCAATGAGACCTTGACTGGGAAACGCGCAACAATTAAAAGAAATTGTGACAATCGTCCAGGAGCCGTTGAGGAAGCCCTTCGTGGTTGCGCCACTTCAGCCAAAGCAGGCCAAGCAGCCGCCCTAGACACATCGTCGGGACTCTTGCAAACGTTCTTTAAATCGTCGGATGCAGGAACCCGCAAACGAGTGGCCGATATCTTTGGCAGAATTGCCCAGGAGTGCGGAGCGACTGGTGCTGGCACCGTCTCCGTGACTTGTCAGCAAGAGATCAACGCCTGCACCGGCAGCGTTGCTGCGTGGGCATTGGCACCAGGAAACAAAGTTCAGCTATGTGACCTAGCCTTTACGTCTGGTAGAGGAAGTCAGTGTGGTTCCCTGTCCACTTCGGATATAGTTGTGCATGAAATGGCTCATGCTCTAGCTGGTGTTCGCGATCTAGGATACGGCATGGGCAACGTACTTCGGCTTGATGCCTCTCAGAGTTTGAACAATGCTGACAACTTTGCACATTTTGCTCAGGCCGCAGTTTTGGGTTGTAAATAtgaaggaggtggtggacGCGGCAGCGGAAATCAACCAACTAACAACGGAGGACAAGGTGTTGGCAAAACTCAACCACCTGGAACCAGTAAAGGGCGTGTTAATGGTAACCAGCCGACTTGGGGAGGCACCGGgaaccaacaaaccaacaatcAAGGAGGAGGTAACGGAAATTGGCCACCTGGAAACAACCAGGGCATTGGCAATGACAATCAGCCAACTGGAAATGGGGGAGGCGGCAGAAATCAGCCACCTGGGAATATTCAAGGAGCTGGCGATGTCAACCAAGAAACTGGAGGCAACAGTGGGAATCGTCTGGGCACAAACAAGCAAGAGGGTGTTAAGAACGGTAAATGTGCTGATGGTAGGGGGAAAGTCGACAACAACAATGAACCTACAGGAAACAAAGGAGGAATACCTGCTGATGGCGACAACACACCAGCGCCGGACGGTCAAGGAGGAGCTGATCAACCTGCTGGAAACGGAGGAGCAGGGGAAACAAatccgccgcctccaaatAACGGCGGAAGTACTGGCGACCAGCAGTCAAGCGACGAAggagttggcggcggcggtttTCAACCCCCAGGAACCGAGACGGAGCTGGTAAAAGTCGACCGCCGACAAATGGACCAGGGGTGA